A region of Nocardioides alkalitolerans DNA encodes the following proteins:
- a CDS encoding ATP-binding cassette domain-containing protein yields MGHVDVAGVRYELPDGRVLLADVSFRVGDGQKVALVGANGAGKTTLLRIVTGDLVPHEGAVTRSGGLGVMRQFVGQGVVRTGADGDDAEVTDPTVGDLLASVAPERVRAALAAVDRCELALMETDDEPTQMRYATALGELADAGGYEIEVVWDTCAVAALGMPWDRARHRLLRTLSGGEQKRLVLEYLLRGPDEVLLLDEPDNYLDVPGKIWLEQRIAASSKTILLVSHDRELLANTATRVVTVELGSAGAGNSVWTHVGGFAGYHDARRARFERFEELRRRWDEEHAKLKALVHRLRVKSEFNDGMAGAYKAAQTRLGKFEEAGPPTAQPREQQVTMRLRGGRTGKRAVVCEQLGLTGLMDPFDLEVWYGERVAVLGSNGSGKSHFLRLLAGGGTDPDVEHRPVGETPPAPVPHTGRARLGARVRPGWFVQTHEHPELVGRTLTEILHRGDGSPHGRAGMGREQAARVLDRYELAASADQPYESLSGGQQARFQILLLELSGATLLLLDEPTDNLDVASAEALEEGLAAFEGTVLAVTHDRWFARGFDRFLVYGADGTVYESTEPVWDEGRVARAR; encoded by the coding sequence GTGGGTCACGTGGACGTCGCCGGGGTGCGCTACGAGCTGCCGGACGGGCGGGTGTTGCTGGCGGACGTGTCGTTCCGGGTCGGCGACGGGCAGAAGGTAGCGCTCGTCGGCGCCAACGGGGCGGGCAAGACGACCCTGCTGCGCATCGTGACGGGGGACCTCGTGCCCCACGAGGGCGCGGTGACGCGGTCGGGCGGGCTCGGCGTGATGCGGCAGTTCGTCGGGCAGGGCGTCGTGCGCACGGGCGCGGACGGCGACGACGCGGAGGTCACGGACCCGACGGTGGGCGACCTGCTCGCCTCGGTCGCCCCCGAGCGGGTGCGCGCGGCGCTCGCCGCGGTCGACCGGTGCGAGCTCGCGCTCATGGAGACCGACGACGAGCCGACGCAGATGCGGTACGCCACCGCGCTGGGCGAGCTCGCCGACGCCGGGGGCTACGAGATCGAGGTCGTCTGGGACACCTGCGCGGTCGCCGCGCTGGGGATGCCGTGGGACCGGGCGCGGCACCGGCTGCTGCGCACGCTGTCGGGCGGTGAGCAGAAGCGGCTCGTGCTCGAGTACCTGCTCCGGGGCCCCGACGAGGTGCTGCTCCTCGACGAGCCGGACAACTACCTCGACGTACCCGGGAAGATCTGGCTCGAGCAGCGCATCGCGGCGTCGTCGAAGACGATCCTGCTGGTCAGCCACGACCGGGAGCTGCTCGCCAACACCGCCACCCGGGTCGTGACCGTCGAGCTCGGCAGCGCGGGCGCGGGCAACTCGGTCTGGACGCACGTGGGCGGGTTCGCGGGCTACCACGACGCGCGGCGTGCCCGGTTCGAGCGGTTCGAGGAGCTGCGCCGGCGCTGGGACGAGGAGCACGCGAAGCTGAAGGCCCTCGTGCACCGGCTGCGGGTGAAGTCGGAGTTCAACGACGGGATGGCGGGCGCCTACAAGGCGGCGCAGACGCGGCTCGGGAAATTCGAGGAGGCCGGCCCGCCCACCGCGCAGCCGCGCGAGCAGCAGGTGACGATGCGGCTGCGGGGCGGACGCACGGGCAAGCGCGCCGTCGTCTGCGAGCAGCTGGGGCTGACCGGGCTGATGGACCCGTTCGACCTCGAGGTCTGGTACGGCGAGCGGGTCGCCGTGCTCGGCTCCAACGGGTCGGGCAAGTCGCACTTCCTGCGCCTCCTGGCCGGCGGCGGCACCGACCCCGACGTCGAGCACCGGCCGGTGGGGGAGACCCCGCCGGCGCCGGTGCCCCACACGGGACGGGCGCGGCTCGGGGCGCGGGTGCGGCCGGGCTGGTTCGTGCAGACGCACGAGCACCCGGAACTGGTGGGGCGCACCCTGACCGAGATCCTCCACCGCGGCGACGGCTCGCCCCACGGTCGGGCCGGTATGGGCCGGGAGCAGGCGGCGCGCGTGCTCGACCGCTACGAGCTCGCGGCGAGCGCCGACCAGCCCTACGAGTCGCTGTCGGGCGGCCAGCAGGCGCGCTTCCAGATCCTGCTGCTCGAGCTGTCGGGCGCGACCCTGCTGCTGCTCGACGAGCCCACGGACAACCTCGACGTCGCCTCGGCCGAGGCCCTCGAGGAGGGACTCGCGGCGTTCGAGGGCACGGTGCTCGCGGTCACCCACGACCGGTGGTTCGCGCGCGGCTTCGACCGGTTCCTCGTGTACGGCGCCGACGGCACCGTCTACGAGTCCACCGAGCCCGTCTGGGACGAGGGGCGTGTGGCCCGGGCGCGGTAG
- a CDS encoding MOSC domain-containing protein, translating into MPLVVSALHRYPVKSMRAEDLATAAVEPWGLAGDRRWMVVEAAEGRGGRQPGDFVSARTDPALLLVRARLLAEGHGALDLTAGTEAGTGAGTGAASSSITVPIPDPVTQVPVEVWGSHLTAAPQPAADAWLSDLLGRPVHLVHLDDPTRRPADPRYSSPGDRVSFADGYPLLVTTTASLAALNDALLEHAQGAAEPLAMARFRPNLVLTGDEPAWAEDDWRRLRVGDVTFRAVKGCARCVMTTFDPTTGERGHEPTRTLARLRRWDGGVWFGVNLVPDVPAPAPGAPAPEIRLGDEVEVLERVPAGDGPLRSPA; encoded by the coding sequence GTGCCGCTCGTCGTGTCCGCCCTCCACCGCTACCCGGTCAAGTCGATGCGGGCCGAGGACCTCGCCACCGCTGCCGTCGAGCCCTGGGGCCTCGCCGGCGACCGGCGCTGGATGGTCGTCGAGGCCGCCGAGGGCCGCGGGGGCCGCCAGCCGGGCGACTTCGTCTCGGCCCGCACCGACCCGGCCCTGCTGCTCGTGCGGGCGCGCCTCCTCGCGGAGGGGCACGGCGCGCTCGATCTGACCGCGGGCACCGAGGCCGGCACCGGAGCGGGCACCGGGGCCGCGTCGTCCTCGATCACGGTGCCCATCCCCGACCCGGTCACCCAGGTGCCCGTCGAGGTGTGGGGCTCCCACCTCACCGCGGCCCCGCAGCCGGCCGCGGACGCCTGGCTGAGCGACCTCCTCGGCCGCCCCGTGCACCTCGTCCACCTCGACGACCCGACCCGTCGCCCGGCCGACCCGCGCTACTCCAGCCCCGGCGACCGCGTGTCGTTCGCCGACGGCTACCCCCTGCTCGTCACGACCACCGCGTCTCTCGCCGCACTGAACGACGCGCTCCTCGAGCACGCCCAGGGCGCCGCGGAGCCGCTCGCCATGGCCCGCTTCCGGCCCAATCTCGTGCTGACCGGCGACGAACCGGCCTGGGCCGAGGACGACTGGCGCCGCCTGCGCGTCGGCGACGTGACCTTCCGCGCGGTGAAGGGCTGCGCCCGCTGCGTCATGACGACGTTCGACCCCACCACGGGCGAGCGCGGCCACGAGCCGACGCGCACCCTCGCGCGGCTGCGCCGATGGGACGGCGGCGTCTGGTTCGGCGTCAACCTGGTCCCGGACGTGCCCGCCCCCGCTCCCGGCGCACCCGCCCCCGAGATCCGGCTCGGTGACGAGGTGGAGGTGCTCGAGCGGGTGCCCGCGGGCGACGGCCCCCTCCGCTCGCCCGCCTGA
- a CDS encoding rod shape-determining protein produces the protein MMRGVIGRDMAVDLGTANTLVYVRGKGVLLDEPSVVALNTMTQEIVAVGHEAKRMIGRAPDTIMPIRPLKDGVIADFEACEQMLRFFIQAVHKRRYLAKPRLVVCVPSGITAVEQRAVKEAGYQAGARRVYIVEEPMAAAIGAGLPVHEATGNMVVDVGGGTTEVAVISLGGIVTSLSIRTAGDDLDQAVIAWMKKEHSLLLGERTAEEIKTTVGSAFPSSGEPDVEVRGRDLVSGLPRTVSVSTSEIRQALEEPVHAIVDAVRVTLDQTPPELAGDIMDRGIVLTGGGALLRGLDERIRHETGMPVHVAESPLTSVALGAGRCVEEFEALQAVLVSDRRRY, from the coding sequence ATGATGAGAGGCGTCATCGGCCGCGACATGGCGGTCGACCTGGGCACCGCGAACACGCTCGTCTACGTGCGTGGCAAGGGCGTGCTGCTCGACGAACCGTCGGTCGTCGCCCTCAACACGATGACGCAGGAGATCGTCGCGGTGGGCCACGAGGCCAAGCGGATGATCGGCCGCGCCCCCGACACGATCATGCCGATCCGCCCGCTCAAGGACGGCGTCATCGCCGACTTCGAGGCCTGCGAGCAGATGCTCCGGTTCTTCATCCAGGCGGTGCACAAGCGGCGCTACCTGGCGAAGCCGCGGCTCGTCGTGTGCGTGCCGAGCGGCATCACGGCCGTGGAGCAGCGCGCGGTGAAGGAGGCGGGCTACCAGGCGGGAGCCCGTCGGGTCTACATCGTCGAGGAGCCCATGGCGGCCGCCATCGGTGCCGGGCTGCCGGTGCACGAGGCGACCGGCAACATGGTCGTCGACGTCGGGGGCGGCACGACCGAGGTCGCCGTCATCTCCCTCGGTGGCATCGTCACGTCCCTGTCGATCCGCACCGCCGGCGACGACCTCGACCAGGCCGTCATCGCGTGGATGAAGAAGGAGCACTCGCTGCTCCTGGGCGAGCGCACGGCCGAGGAGATCAAGACCACCGTCGGCTCCGCCTTCCCCTCGTCGGGCGAGCCCGACGTCGAGGTGCGGGGCCGCGACCTCGTCTCCGGTCTCCCGCGCACGGTGAGCGTGAGCACGTCGGAGATCCGCCAGGCCCTCGAGGAGCCGGTGCACGCGATCGTCGACGCCGTGCGCGTCACCCTCGACCAGACGCCCCCCGAGCTGGCCGGCGACATCATGGACCGCGGCATCGTGCTCACCGGCGGCGGCGCCCTGCTCCGCGGCCTCGACGAGCGCATCCGCCACGAGACCGGCATGCCCGTGCACGTCGCCGAGAGCCCGCTGACGTCCGTGGCGCTCGGCGCGGGCCGCTGCGTCGAGGAGTTCGAGGCCCTGCAGGCGGTGCTCGTCTCCGACCGCCGGAGGTACTGA